The bacterium genome includes a region encoding these proteins:
- a CDS encoding XRE family transcriptional regulator, with the protein MPNTTSYRELHGRVAERSGAAERLAALRLGTLAEIGLYELRRSLERSQTDLAAELGISQPAVSQLERGDDAKLSTLRSYLESLGARLQILAIFDDGEAETAIPIRIGVSA; encoded by the coding sequence ATGCCAAACACGACGTCATACCGAGAGCTTCACGGCCGGGTTGCCGAGCGGTCGGGCGCCGCCGAGCGCCTCGCCGCGCTCCGCCTGGGCACCCTCGCGGAGATCGGCCTGTACGAACTCCGTCGTTCCCTCGAACGCTCCCAGACCGACCTCGCTGCCGAGCTGGGCATCAGCCAGCCGGCCGTCTCGCAACTCGAACGCGGCGACGACGCGAAACTCTCAACTTTGCGCAGCTACCTCGAGAGTCTCGGCGCCCGACTCCAGATCCTCGCCATTTTCGACGACGGCGAAGCAGAAACCGCCATCCCCATCCGGATCGGAGTCAGCGCCTAG